In a single window of the Halolamina litorea genome:
- a CDS encoding DUF211 domain-containing protein has protein sequence MNDLRRIVLDVLKPHDPSLLEFTDHVSGAESVAAATASLIELDKEVQNVKLTVEGDALDYNAVESAVDDLGGTVHSIDHVACGEYVAEDRRTPQDR, from the coding sequence ATGAACGACCTGCGCCGGATCGTCCTCGACGTGTTGAAACCCCACGACCCCTCGCTGTTGGAGTTCACCGACCACGTCTCCGGCGCCGAGAGCGTGGCGGCGGCGACGGCGTCGCTCATCGAACTCGACAAGGAGGTCCAGAACGTCAAGTTGACCGTCGAAGGGGACGCGCTGGACTACAACGCCGTCGAGTCGGCCGTCGACGATCTCGGGGGAACCGTCCACTCGATCGACCACGTCGCCTGCGGCGAGTACGTTGCCGAGGACCGGCGGACCCCACAGGACCGCTAG